The segment CCAGTTGAGTCAAAGGGCATTTATTTTTTAAGTCTTACGAACTATCGAAATTCCCAAATCCTATCTCTTACAAAATGACAGTTTCAACTCTTATTCTGCTCAAAAGTATGATGCACTCATTGAAACAATTGCTAAATAATTTCTTTAAACTTGTTCTTTCAAGATATTTTTTACTTCCTGCATCGAATCCTATCTAAATTATTTCTACAAAATAAAGCGGTATGATCTTATGAGAGTAATTCCCTATAACCTTCTGATATACCTTGCAGTTGATGTTTTTATGAGCGAAAAAGATGATGCCGAACCTGTAGAACTCTTCGAAAACAAGACAATTAGAATTGAGTTAAATGCATACATTAACGTGAACGACACTTCCCCATTTTATTATCTAATATTGTATTAGTCAGTGTCTTGTACCGATAAAGTGCTTTGAGCAATTTTTTGAATTGCAAGCATAAATATCTTGCAAAATTATGAAAATCGGCTATAATATGACTGACCAGTCAGTCAATAGAGGCAGAAGTTTATGAAGTATAGACCGGTTAAGATTAAGGATTGCAAAATTTTTGGAGGTTTTGATGGATGGGATAAGCAAAAAAGAGAAAATTATTGAAGTGGGGGAGAAACTTTTCCTCGAGAAAGGGTTCCCGAATACATCTGTAGACGATATTACGAATGCGCTGGGGATTGCAAAAGGGAGTTTTTACACATACTTTTCTTCAAAGGAAGAGCTTTTAAAGGAAATTGTGAACAGGACTCTAAAAAATATCTATGAGGAACTATCAAAGTTTTCATCGGAACACAAGAGTTTGGAAGAGGCGTTTGAAGAGTTTGTTGCACTTAATATTGAACTTGCAAAATCTTATGGCCCATCGATTGTGGTGTCTTTAAGGGACTTTGGGATGTTCCTTGAGAATGGAAGCGAAAAAGCGCTTGGCAGTTCGATTATGGATAGCATAAAAGGACTTATAGAAGATTTCCTTAAAAATACCGTGGGATATGCAAGTGAGGAGAGTGTTGCATATATAACAGGCATTGCACTCTCTATATGGATTGAAACATTCTTTTTAAA is part of the Caldisericum sp. genome and harbors:
- a CDS encoding TetR/AcrR family transcriptional regulator, coding for MDGISKKEKIIEVGEKLFLEKGFPNTSVDDITNALGIAKGSFYTYFSSKEELLKEIVNRTLKNIYEELSKFSSEHKSLEEAFEEFVALNIELAKSYGPSIVVSLRDFGMFLENGSEKALGSSIMDSIKGLIEDFLKNTVGYASEESVAYITGIALSIWIETFFLKRAIDKKEMANLILNGLGRQK